In the Thermosipho japonicus genome, one interval contains:
- a CDS encoding ATP-binding protein, producing MKKVEILEKFEEKKERMINFLPNKKRLYFENIEKFENERGLLIYGPRGVGKTTYLLMSAKKNNLFYVSGDDPLFSQISLYDLGESVFQEGFNGLIVDEVHYLNNWSIQIKSLYDSFPNKKIWISDSSSIILRKGISDLSRRFVKVKLPLLSFREYLYFETGKKFNKISSPFDFDREYIISITKDVDILKYFKNYSISGTRPFYIEGNFSEKMKNVLEKTIYSDIPYFLETIRDNHLRLIWAIVSYLIYSKIPTVNVESMCREWNVGKQKLYEILYVLQESGLINIVNKKENFKVNTKGDKIFLSDPSFYHIFDGEIGNFREAFVVFALKEIGKVYSIKNEKDGDFVFDSYKIEVGGKNKKIKNSDFVIRDDLDIPIKNKIPLWVLGFLW from the coding sequence ATGAAAAAAGTAGAAATACTTGAAAAATTTGAAGAGAAAAAAGAAAGAATGATTAATTTTCTTCCTAATAAAAAAAGACTTTATTTTGAAAATATTGAAAAATTTGAAAATGAAAGAGGTTTGTTAATATATGGTCCAAGGGGAGTAGGTAAGACAACTTATTTGTTAATGAGTGCAAAAAAGAATAATCTATTTTATGTTTCAGGAGACGATCCACTGTTTTCACAAATTTCACTTTATGATCTTGGAGAAAGTGTTTTTCAAGAAGGTTTTAATGGATTAATTGTTGATGAAGTCCATTATTTGAACAACTGGAGCATTCAAATAAAATCGTTGTATGATTCTTTCCCAAATAAAAAAATCTGGATAAGTGATAGCAGTAGCATTATTTTAAGGAAAGGAATTTCTGACCTTTCAAGAAGATTTGTTAAAGTAAAACTACCGTTATTATCTTTTAGAGAGTATTTATACTTTGAAACTGGAAAAAAATTTAATAAAATTTCTTCACCATTTGATTTTGACAGAGAATATATTATTTCGATAACAAAGGATGTAGATATTTTGAAATATTTTAAAAATTATTCAATTTCAGGAACTCGTCCTTTTTATATTGAAGGAAATTTTTCAGAAAAAATGAAAAATGTTCTTGAAAAGACAATTTATAGTGATATTCCATATTTTCTAGAAACTATTAGAGATAACCATTTAAGATTAATATGGGCTATTGTTAGCTATTTAATTTATTCAAAAATTCCAACTGTTAATGTTGAATCAATGTGCAGAGAATGGAACGTTGGAAAGCAAAAATTATACGAAATACTATATGTGTTACAAGAATCAGGACTAATAAATATAGTGAACAAAAAAGAGAACTTTAAAGTTAATACAAAAGGTGATAAAATATTTCTTTCTGATCCATCATTTTACCATATTTTTGATGGTGAAATTGGTAATTTCAGAGAAGCATTTGTGGTTTTTGCTTTGAAAGAAATTGGAAAAGTATATTCAATTAAAAATGAAAAAGATGGGGATTTTGTGTTTGATAGTTATAAAATAGAAGTTGGAGGTAAAAACAAAAAGATAAAAAATTCAGATTTTGTGATAAGAGATGATCTTGACATTCCAATCAAAAATAAAATTCCATTGTGGGTACTTGGTTTTTTGTGGTAA